The segment CAAGACTCACTTTTGCATCTATCATTGCCATTCCTGTTATAGTAGGAAACACTACGCCAAGTTTGAACTATATGGAAGTAGGGTATGTACTATAGTAAACGTTGCATGCAAATGGATTGTTCTAATTCTTTCGATGATTAGGTATATTACTGGTTGAGCGACAGCGAAGCACCAATCGAGAAATCtgattatttctgtctgtctgtctgcactgacctatagattttaaaCCTTTGCACAAAACTCCATTTCTATGTAAGCAACATAGtgttcggtgatggtgcatgtcacaccATGGGTTTTGGCTGCTATATTTACATTTGTCTAATGGATAAACATGACAGCAACGAGATAattgtggaataaataaatttgtaatcaaactgagtacaatcatatgagatttaacatgtgacgtaacaaatgtataataattaaatggcTATAGCCTTTAGACCACGGCCTAATGAGGTATAGCTCAATATAGAATTGAGTATTCcacctcagcgaagcttgttacgcgatacATGCTGTGacctactcctaccttgtttgGACACTGCAGATTCACTTCCAAGAAGGGTCACTTCcggctagtttataccttccagttgaacctacactagaTACAGCTAAcatcgatgtgtcacttaaatctggacaaccttaagGGTGCGGCTTCCTAAATGGTAAGAGCTTTTGCTAGCCTAGATATAACTGCATAACACCCCATGTCTGCTTTGACTAGGCTAAGTCTCTTCCAAGGAGATATGGCTGTATTCGCAGCCAAAAAACTTCCTCTTAGATCTTGACACAGGAGACGGCCTCTACATGCAAGCATTTGAAGCAGAGATTTAAAGCATTTGATCCATGTCAAATTGGAAGCAGCGCAAATGTCCTTTTAGTAATAATTGcaatttttctgtttattgttCTAAGAGAAGAAAATATGAAACTTTCATACAGATGTAGGAGATTGCACTGTAAATAAAATCCAATACTAATTATAAGTCTGCTTTATTTCAAGACATTAAACAACGTTTTAACAAAAAAGGttctcattttagttataaaaatagaagTGAGTTCCCAAAATCATGATTTTACTAGAATATAGTATCCAGTATCCACGGTATATACTCGGATACTTTGGTATACACATCTGGAACTCCGGATCCACAACCTCCAGCATCTTTTGACACCACGTAAGACGTCACTCCAACAACGAAGTATGTAGTAGGGTGCAACCCAACAGACATCATCAGAGGACCTCCTGAATCTCCGTAGCACGTACCTTCTCCTTGTATTCCTCCTGCACAGATTTGCTTATCGCTGATCACGTTACGACAAGTAGCGCCTCGAGGACACAGGTTCATGTAGTATTGCCTCTCAGTGTAGAAAAAACTCACACTCTCCTTTGGACACCACCGGAACTTTGACTGCCATCAGTATATCGCTCGTAGGTCCGCCTAGATATCAGCATGAAATCATATTACCTTATTGTGTTCAAGGCATTTGAAACCACTACAGCGTTAACAATTGCTAGAcgtatttcaaaaaataatgcCAAAGTGTGGCGCGAACTCGTTATCTTAGCGTACTACACTTTACCAGTTCGCTTATTTTAGGGTACACTTATACGTATAACTGatcagataaataaaatttgaaaattgtttcacATAATTAAGTGTAATAGGCTCTTTATAGAAGGCAAACCTAATATATATGAAATTCAATTTGTTAAAAACCattattgtttaagaaatatagtaaattcggtattttaaaattgctgtttaaaaaaaaattatatagttccgaaagctttacacacacacacttatattgTGGCTTCTTTCAGTCTCCTTATCTAGATCTCTGAGGgcgaaataactattatttatttgtctgaGGGTAGGTTTTAAGTAAGCCaagctatgaaaaatatattccGAGATAAACATTTTCGTTTATACATTAACCCTTATTAAGCCCTCATTTCCTTGGTAAATCGAGacatattttactttagtttactttattacGATATGTAACAAAACCAGCGTGGCTAACGATTAATTTCTTCCTTAGGAGATATTTCTCCACCGATTTCTAGGTGGTGCTCAGGTTGTATGCTTATGCAATGCAAAATGGCTATCAGGTCCTAGACTATACCTGTTGttgcataattttataaaataaagtctCATACCTGGTGTTGTTCTTCCCCATCCTGCGGCTGTGTAAGTTTTTTCAGCAAATTGTTGCAAGTATTGTCCATATGCCGTGGGCAGACATATCGGACGTATATTATCTGAAAACACACAATCAATTTATACCATCAATTATGCTAATTATTTCTTGGCAATAAATAGATCGCTAGAGGACTTATCCAGAATGGGTCTAAATATGTGGAATACGTATCACAGCGTCTCTTATGTCCCAGAGATAGTATGGGAATACAGGAGTGCTCTTGCAAATGCCGGAAAAAGAGAGTCAGATACAAGACATGGAGAGAGGGCTCAGGACAGACAATTAGAAACGCTCCTTTTTAAGCTAAAGGAAGGACTAGGCTCATATATCTAGTACAAGGGGAATATAAAACTAGTACTTTGATTGCTAACAGGTTCCTCTTCGGAAAAATCAGATGAAGGAGGGTTTAAGCAAGGCTGATGAATGGAACCTCTGTAGAGGGCAGAAGAATCAGCGGAGCGTATATGGTTGGACTCTACTAATATTTGCAAAACCAGGAATAATCCTAGGGTCTTAATAATCACCCCACTGCATTGAATCTGTATTCGGCAatcaaaactgtagttattagtataacatatggtgcatgttcattagtttttttcctaattctatttacttatcatgatatttattataaattattgttatttattattgttatttatttgttatcgttgttaaaatgtattacgaATTCTAAagattctattttgttactctaatactgttaatatttattacaattaattatgtagattttatttacctttactagtatagttatatttattgtaaatcatatagctttatttattgttattgttgcatagtgttagctgtattgttccctgcatgtttggcttggtgcTTAAGCTAGGGCTTATGCACCAATTAGTTTtaaagtccagttgcatgtttggcttgtcccttctcataccttaagtttttttttttaagttttaaattccgttgcatgtttggcttggccctttgtgtgtataagtattagtcatcttgagaaattttgtaaaactgtaacacgttgtaaattggtcttttgaccgttggaagttaaataaataaataaatagcagaagaccaagaacgtagccaggaaaaaattttggaGAATCCAGACAACTAAAAtcttcccgtagtggacagagagtaaggccccagtGTGTTCCTTCAAAcgttcttgacctgtttctttgtAGAGGCCAaactttcagcagtacatgtcagtaataattaattatcgcttagtaaacaaattattgaaaaaaaatcaacatttggGGGGAACCGGGAAATCTTGATTGTATCAACTAAATAAAACTCAGTGATACTGAATATTGGTAAAAGAAAGTTATAGAGACTATTAGTAGgactaaaatatagttttaccaGTGAATGTTATAGGGTGTTCTAAACGGATTAGTGCAATGTCGTTGTCGCTATAGACTCCTGTTACAGGATTTACTTTAGTGTATTCTGGATGGACGTACAATCTATCAGCCGTTGCTGTCACAGGTGGAGAGGCACATCGGTGAGAATGGCAGTAGCTGACGTGGCTCAGAGCGTGCTCTCCGAGGATAACATTTGTtctgtcaaaaaatataaattttacacgCTTTGGCTCCTGGATTGATATTTGGTTGTGATATTAAATAACGTTTGAACGTCTACTGTGTGCTCGAAATTTGCGTAATTAATTGAGTGACTTAAAAcgccaaattatatttttaattaaaattcatctCCAATATTGTTTTTGATAGTATGAAAAAATGGACTATGAAATAGATATCATCTCCACGCCTTCGGGCACAACAGAAAAGCTTAGATaacaacaaaagtttaatttatttaaaagtccTTATTTCCAGTGGTTGATTTGAAAGGATATTTTCTCTCGTTGTGCTTTATCCTTTTAACACATAATCCATATCTTCACAAAATTCAATctattgcaaaaaaattttaataaaatcgtttttgttttgagtaaataattaaattcaaatgtgcaatgtattaaaataatgtgctAATGCATTATCCAACAGTTGACTGATATGCGGTTATTCAAACAGTAACAGAGTGAAGTCaactagtttttaaaacaacTAGTGCATGCACTAATAGTGgtacttaagtgtttacaataTGAGCTCAAAATCTTATCTTGAGAATAATGCTAAACTGAAGAATTACgtatttatcaaatcaaattttcaaaataataaaatgttcttacTTATTTCTAAGAAACTGCCCTGAGCTAATTTCTTTATGCATGAAGCAATGAGCTGCTGTCAGGATGTACTTGTCGCTGATGATAGAACCGCCACAAGCGATGGATTTTGTATTGCTACCTGaaacaatatcaataattatatattttttaaaataaaagtatcattATAAAATTGGAAACACACTACAATGACTTAAGCTTCAATGTTTCCTTACGAAATTATAATAAGTGCAAACCAAAGAATTTAGGAACCTACTATTAAAAGTGATAGTAGTCCTAATTGGATAAATGAGCGCTCTTATCaattgaacaaatataatttacaaagtgGGTATGCATATTTGTTAACCTTAAACAATACGTATTGGCCATtcatactaaattatattatacacgTCTCATTTGTACGtataaaaagtatgtatatataatactgttattaGCCCACACCAATACTATATAACTGTTTCCTAAAGGAAATCAGTACAAAGTATTGATATGAAAAATTCAAACtgcaatatttgaatatttaattatattaaaacattcacATACAACTGTATAAATCTTGGTTGTCagtaatattatcaatttaaatagaAAGGAAATACATATTAGTGTTTtagaaatgaaaattgtatttttcatatatttatgtaaaagtgttaaaaagaaaCGCTTTGCATTcttcaagttttgttttagttcCATCTCATAATGTGTCAtcagaagtaaaatatttaggcggagttttacatttatacaatacATGACGAGAGGGGGCTCGTACTAAAATCTTAGACTATGGTCTCAAAATCTGTAAGTCCGACAGTGGGTATAATGGGTATTTGAAGAAAACAGTTATCCAGttctgtaattaattagtttgcaCAGACTGCATTCTCAGACATATGCCATCATGCACACTGAATCAACAGTTTGATTAAATACACAAATGATgtaataatttaagataaatgtCTATTTTAACCACTTAACGGTTTTTGACGTTCATAGCTATGGCGGAAAAGTGagctactgacgtaatattacgttcagaGCTATGGCGGAAAAGAGagctactgacgtaatattacgttcagaGCTATGGGGGAAAAGTGAGcaactgacgtaatattacgttcagaGCTATGGCGGAAAAGTGagctactgacgtaatattacgttcatagctATGGCGGAAAAGTGagctactgacgtaatattacttTCATAGCTATGGCGGAAAAGTGagctactgacgtaatattacgcaaCGATATCTTGTTCCTGTGTTATTCTGTTTCTGGAAAATAAGTTGTACAAGAAACATTtctataacaatacaaattatttatggtactttctactagatgtcagcactttcTTGGTTCTCTGTCATGAGTATTTGCACTGTTACCACATTGTGCAGACACCTGCCAAGTGATGTTGTCTCATCTCAACCACCCTgagtgttttatagttttttggttTGCTTCGTTAACGTGAAGATGACACGAACACAGATAGTACAAATGACTTAGTGgactaataaacaataaaaacctcTGTCTGTAAAAACGGCAACAACAGATTTAGAAAACAACATAGCGTAAGGTACAAAAGGAAAACCGTTAAGGCGCTAAGGTGTTGTCGGTATATTTATGCCTACAACAACAATATACAATCAACAACAACGTCAAACAACATACTCCAATATTGAGTAGGAAAATATACTTTGGTTGGAGACAGATGTACCTACCATTCGAAATAACATCTTGGATGTAGGCCATCCAGGGGTATTCGGCAATATCGACAGCTACTCCCCCGAGCACCCTGGGCCTGAGACCATCGTCAGGTGCTACCTGTCCGCAGCTATCAGTGGGTAGCAGTTGCCAGTTGGGGTGAATCCAGTTCCCTGAGCACAGAAGTGAGAAGTGAGGTAAATTTAATCCTCAATTAAATCGACGTTGGTAATCATATTTATCTTTATCATGTATGTctctcttattttttattttctagaagaTATTAAGATTAAGCACATACTAATAATTCATAAATCACATGTTTTACAATACATTGCGTAATATGGGAACGTGTTAATAGATAACTTAATACGTACATTCAAATTACTCACAACTATATTTAACTTTCCTTGTACATATACTTGTAGGTTAACAAAATACGTGAATTTGAATGATATATatcagggtgattcaaaactaaacggcaatctctcgagagcttattctatagctaaaaaaaaaaattatggttgcctgtaaagtcggttttacgggcgaacattttacgtgacaacgtctttttctcggtagaatatttattgatatgaatattattaaattgcacaataggaacaaggaattgaatgaaaataagaattgcacaaattttaactatagaaatatattttgtttactaaaacattgtacataatttgaaattaattcaaatttgttattgtaaatggtaaagttgaataaaacatttactaaaattggaatttgaaattcttgctaaacacggttaaattctaactccgcgcgtggtgattggtcggtttagttcgtttgtttggtcgcactgttatgacaggttagaggttataatttgttattttaaatgtttgactagcaatacgcgctgtttcttctcaatcgactgaattacgattgattgcagagtgatttaaactaataatttacttaacactatcaacatttgtcaatagtatgacataacctataaactcagtttctcaacttttgt is part of the Homalodisca vitripennis isolate AUS2020 chromosome 8, UT_GWSS_2.1, whole genome shotgun sequence genome and harbors:
- the LOC124367197 gene encoding phenoloxidase-activating factor 3-like, which gives rise to MAYIQDVISNGSNTKSIACGGSIISDKYILTAAHCFMHKEISSGQFLRNKTNVILGEHALSHVSYCHSHRCASPPVTATADRLYVHPEYTKVNPVTGVYSDNDIALIRLEHPITFTDNIRPICLPTAYGQYLQQFAEKTYTAAGWGRTTPGGPTSDILMAVKVPRQYYMNLCPRGATCRNVISDKQICAGGIQGEGTCYGDSGGPLMMSVGLHPTTYFVVGVTSYVVSKDAGGCGSGVPDVYTKVSEYIPWILDTIF